The genomic window CGGCTCGGACCTCAGGATGGTCGAGCGGGTCACCGGCCGGCTGAACTGGGGCCGCGCGATCGGCGCGGGTGCCGCCGGCGGCGCCTGGTGGGGCCTGTTCGTCGGCCTGCTGCTCGGGATCTTCGCGCCCGACGGCACGAGCTGGTTCAGCTCGGTCCTGACCGGCCTGCTGATCGGTCTCGTGTTCGGCGCGCTGTTCGGCGCGATGGGGTACGCCGCCACCCGCGGTCAGCGCGACTTCACCAGCGTCTCGCAGGTCACGGCGAGCCGGTACGACGTCATGTGCGACCCCTCGCGCGCCGAGGAGGCCCGCGCCATCCTCGCCCGCTGGTCGCTGCGCCAGTAGTCAGCGCAGGGTCGCGAACGCGACGGCCGCCGCCGCGGCGACGCCGAGGGAGTCGACGCCGGCGCGCATGGGGATCCGGGCGCGCACCCGGGCCGCCGCCTGTGCCTCGGGGGTGAGCCCGGGCCCTCGGCGCCGAGCAGCACCGCGGTGCGCGGGTGCGTGCGCGGATCGACCTCGGTGAGGTCGACGGCGTCCGGTGCGGGGGTGAGCGCGACGGTGAGGTAGCCGGCCTCGGACAGCCGGGACAGCCCACCGGGCCAGTCCGGGAGGACGGCGAACGGCAGGGCGAGCACGTGGCCCATCGAGACCCGCACCGCGCGCCGGTACAGCGGGTCGGCGCAGCGCGGGTCCAGCAGCAGCCCGTCGATGCCGAGAGCCACCGCCGAGCGGGCGATCGAGCCGAGGTTCTCCGCGTCGTTGAGCGCCTCGAGCACCGCCAGCCGCCGTGGCGCCGCCGGGTCGGGCCCGGCGAGCAGCTCCCCGACGTCGGCCGGGGGGCGGCGGTCGGCCGAGGCCAGCACGCCGCGGGTCAGCCGGAAGCCGATGAGCTCCGACAGCGCCCACTTGTCCATCTCGTAGGCCGGCACGTCGCCGGGCAGGTCGAGGTCGGCCAGCCGGCCGGGCACGCCCAGCACGGCGCGCACCCGGTAGGGCGAGGCCAGCAGCCGCTGCACCGCCGGCACGCCCTCGACGATCACCGGGCCGGTGCCCCGCTCCCGTCCCGCGGGTCGGTCGCCGGCGTGCAGGTCGCGGAAGTCGGCGACCCGCGGGTCGGCGACGTCGGAGATCGGCTCGGGCACGCCCGCGATCCTCCCCGAGCGCCGCGACCGCCCTGCCCGCAGGATCCAGGAGTGGCCACCTCGACCGTCGTCGTCGGAGCCGGGATCGCGGGGACGGCCTGTGCCCGGGCGCTCGCGCACGCCGGCGTGCCGGTGCGCGTCCTCGACCGCGGGCGCCGCCCCGGGGGCCGCATGGCCTCCCGCACGCTGGGCGGCCGGGTCACCGACCTCGGCGCCTCCTACCTGACCGCGCGGGACGGCACCCCGTTCGCCGCCGTCGTCGACGACTGGGTGTCCCGCGGGCTGGCCCGGCCGTGGACCGACACCTTCGCCGTCGCGGGGCCCGACGGGCTGCGGGACACCACGAGCGGTCCCGTCCGCTACGCCGCGCCGGGCGGGCTGCGCTCGCTGGTCGCCGACCTCTGCACCGGCCTCGACGTCGTCCAGGAGTCCGTGGTGCAGCGGGTGGAGCCCGGCCCACGGGTGGACGGCGCGGACGTGGCCGCCGCGGTCCTGGCGCTGCCCGACCCGCAGGCCCGCCGTCTGCTGCCCGCCGACCTCGCCGCCCGGCTGCTCGGCGAGGAGGCCGAGCACCCCTGGCAGCCCACCCTGGCCGTCGCGCTGGGCTGGGACGAGCGCCGGTGGCCGGCCGACCTGCACGGCGCGTTCGTGCACGACGACGTCGTCGTCGAGTGGATCGCCGACGACGGCGACCGGCGCGGCGACGGCGCCCCGGTGCTCGTCGCCCACACGACGCCGGGCACCGCCGCCGCCCACCTCGACGACCCCGACCGCGCCGCGCCGGAGGTCACCACCGCCGTCCGCCGGGCGCTCGGGATCGACACACCGCCGGCGTGGACGCACGTGCACCGCTGGACCTCCGCCAAGCCCTCCGCCCCGCGCGAGGCCCCCTTCGGCCTGACCGACGGCGTCGGCGCGTGCGGTGACGGGTGGCGGGCGCCGTCGAAGGTGGAGAGCGCCTGGAGCAGCGGGCACCTGCTCGGCATACAGCTCGGTGGCCGCTGACCGGCACGACGGAGGGCGTTGACGCGGTCCCGGCAACTCACCTACCGTTGAGTTCACCAGGCGTTGAGTTCTCGTCCCCGGGAGGCTCCCATGGCCGACGCCGTCACCGTCACCGATCTCGTCGTCGAACGCGGGCGTCGCCGGGTCCTCCACGAGCTGTCGTGCGCCGTGCCGGCCGGGCGGGTCACCGGCCTGCTCGGCCCGAGCGGCAGCGGCAAGACCACCCTGATGCGGGCCCTGGTCGGGGTGCAGCGGGTCCGCTCCGGCGAGGTCACCGTCCTCGGGCAGCCGGCGGGCTCCCCCGGCCTGCGCTCCCGGGTCGGCTACGTCACGCAGGCGCCGAGCGTCTACCCCGACCTCAGCGTCCGCGAGAACGTCCGCCACTTCGCCGCCCTGTACGGGCGCGGCGCCGGGGCGGCCGACGACGCGCTCGCCGCCGTCGGGATGACCGACGCGGCCGGGCAGCTGGTCGCCGACCTCTCCGGCGGGCAGCGCGGCCGCGCGTCGCTGGCCTGCGCACTCGTGGGCGAGCCGGAGCTGCTGGTCCTCGACGAGCCGACCGTCGGCCTGGACCCGCTGCTGCGCGTGGACCTCTGGGACCGCTTCCACGCGCTGGCCGCCGCCGGGACGACGCTGGTGGTCTCCAGCCACGTCATGGACGAGGCCGGCCGGTGCGACCGGCTGCTGCTCCTGCGCGAGGGCCGGCTGCTCGCCGACTCGACCCCGGCGCGGCTGCGCGCCGAGTCGGGCACCGACGACCTCGAGGAGGCCTTCCTCCGCCTGGTGCGGACCCGGCAGGAGGTGGCGGCGTGAGCACCGCGACCGCCGTGCTGAGCCCCCGGCTGACCGCCGCCACCACGGGGCGGGTGCTGCGGCAGCTGCGGCACGACCACCGCACCATCGCGATGATGGTGCTGCTGCCCAGCCTGCTGCTCGGGCTGCTGTACCTGCTGTGGCGCGACGTCCCGACCCTGCCCGGCCGGCCGTCGGTGTTCGACCGGGTCGGGCTGACGATGCTCGGCGTCTTCCCCTTCGTCGTGATGTTCCTGGTCACGAGCATCGCGATGCTGCGCGAGCGCACGTCCGGCACGCTGGAGCGGCTGCTCACCACCCCGCTGTCGCGGCTGGACCTCCTGCTGGGCTACGGCGTGGCCTTCGGGGCGGCCGCCGCGGTGCAGGCGGTCGTCACGGTGACCGTCGCGACCACGCTCTACGACCTCGAGGTGGCCGGGTCGCTGTGGCTCGTCGTCCTCATCGCCGTCGTCGACGCCGTCCTCGGGGTGGCGCTCGGGCTGCTGGCCAGCGCCTTCGCCCGCAGCGAGTTCCAGGCGGTGCAGTTCATGCCGGTGGTCGTGCTGCCCCAGTTCTTCCTGTGCGGGCTGCTGGTCCCCCGGGAGCAGATGGCCGGCTGGCTGCAGGCGGTCAGCGACGTACTCCCGCTCACCTACGCCGTGGAGGCCCTCCAGGAGGTCGGGCGGTCGGCCGCGGAGACCGGGACGATGTGGCGGGACGTCGGTGTCGTGGCCGGCGCGGCGGTGCTCGCCCTCGCCCTGGCGGCGGCGACCCTGCGGAGGAGGACCAGCTGAGCGAGGCCCACCGACGGCCCTCCGGTCGTCGCCCCTCCGGTCGTCGCCCCGGCAACCCGGACACCCGGGAGGCGGTGCTGGCCGCGGCCCGCACCGCCTTCGCCGAGCGCGGCTACGACGGCGCGTCGATCCGCGCCATCGCGACCGCCGCCGGCGTGGACCCCGCGCTGGTGCACCACTACTTCGGGACCAAGGACGCCCTGTTCCTGGCCGCGGTGCAGGTGCCGGCCGATCCCGACGACTTCCTGCCCGAGGTGCTGGCCGCGCCGCCGGACGAGCTCGGCGCCGCCGTCGTCCGCACCGTCCTGCGGGTCTGGAACGGGCCCGCCCGGCCGGGCATCCTGGCCCTGGTCCGCTCGGCGGTGAACCACGAGTGGTCCGCCCGGCTGCTCCGCGAGTTCGTCCTGGCGCGCGTCATCCGGCGGGTGGTCGGCACGCTGGAGCTGCCGGCCGCCGAGCGGGAGGCCCGCGGCGCGCTGGTCGCCTCGCAGGTGGTGGGGCTGGTCATGACCCGCTACGTGCTGCGCCTGGAGCCGCTGGCCTCGGCCCGCCCGGACGACGTCGTCGCCGCGGTCGCACCCACCGTGCAGCGCTACCTCACCGGCGAGGTCGCCCTCCCCGGGCGCCGGGACTAGCGCGCCACCCGGGCGAGCTGCCGGGCCTGCGCGACCAGCCGTCCGGTGGAGTCCCAGATCCGGCACTCCTCGTCCGACCAGCCCCCGGCCACCTCCGTCGAGCGGGACTCGACGACGCACCAGCCCGGCGCCGGCAGCCCGCGGACGAGGACCTGCAGCTGCACGGTGGGCGCCCAACCCGGCTTGCCGACCGCGAACGCGGTGGGCGGCAGCGCGTCGGCGAACAGCAGCAGCGCCAGCGGGTCGGGATCGCGGCCGTCGGCCAGCCGGATCCAGGCCCGCAGCAGCCGCACGTCCGAGGGCCGGCCGGCCGTCCAGCCCGCCGTCGCCGGGTCCAGCCGGGTGTCGAGCTGCCGCGCCAGTCCGACGGCCGGGCCGCCCTCGCTGGTGCGGGTGGCCACGCACTCGTCGGGGCCGGGCAGCCGCGGCACCGGGTTGACCGTGTAGTCGGCCCGGTCGGTCCCGAGGGTCGCCGTCGTCACCTGGACGGCGAGCGAGGGGCCGGCCGCGCCGCTGAGCAGGACGGTCGAGTGCGCCAGGGTGCGTCCGGCCGGGCCCGCGGTGACGGTGAGGTCGGCCGGCCCGCCCGGGGTGGCGCGCAGGTAGCTCGCCGACAGCGCGACCGGGTGCGGGTGCGGGCTGTCCAGCAGCGCCGCCCGCGCGACGACGCCGAGCAGGTAACCGCCGTTGAGGACGCCGTTGCCGACGTCCCAGCCCGGGTCGAGGTCGGCGCGGACGCCGCCGCCCTCGGTGCGGGTGACGGCGGTGGCCCGGTCGAAGGCCGAGATCTCGGCGTCGGTCTGCGGCACGCCCGACAGGGTGCCAGGCTGCTCAGACGTGGAGTACACGCACCTCGGACGCAGCGGCCTGTCGGTCTCCCGGCTCTGCCTCGGCACCATGAACTTCGGCTGGCGGACCGAGGAGGCCCCCTCGCACGCGATCATGGACCGTGCCCACGCCGACGGCGTCAACTTCTTCGACACGGCCAACGTCTACGGCTTCGAGGCCGGCAAGGGCCGCACCGAGGAGGTGCTGGGCACCTGGTTCGCGCAGGGCGCCGGCCGGCGCGAGCGCACGGTGCTGGCCACCAAGGTGTACGGCGGCATGTCCGACTGGCCCAACGACACCTTCCTGTCCGCCCGCAACATCGTCCGCGCGTGCGAGGCCTCGCTGCGGCGCCTGCAGACGGACTGGATCGACCTCTACCAGTTCCACCACGTCGACCTCGCGACGCCGTGGGACGAGATCTGGCAGGCCTGCGAGACGCTGGTCGCCCAGGGCAAGGTGCTCTACGTCGGGTCGTCCAACCACGCCGCCTGGCAGCTCGCCGCGGCCAACGAGGCCGCCGCCCGCCGGCACTTCCTCGGCCTGGTGAGCGAACAGTCGCACTACAACCTGCTCACCCGGCACGTCGAACTCGAGGTGCTGCCGGCCGCGCGCCACTACGGCATCGGGGTCATCCCGTGGAGCCCGCTGGCGCAGGGCCTGCTGGCCGGCGTCCTCGGCGACCAGGAGGGCGACCGCCGGCACGCCGAGCGCAACCGCGAGCGCATCGAGCAGCACCGCCCGGCCCTGCAGGCCTTCGAGGACGCCTGCCGGGAGTGGGGCCTCACCCCGGCCGACGTCGCGCTGGCCTGGCTGCTGCACCAGGACGGCGTCACCGCCCCGATCGTCGGCCCGCGCACGACGGAGCAGTTCGAGGGCTCGCTGGCCGCGCTGGGCGTGCGGCTGGAGCAGGCCCAGCTCGACCGCCTCGACGAGGTCTTCCCCGGCTTCAGGGCGGCGCCGATGGAGTACGCGTGGTGAAGGACGCGAGCACCTCGTGCCGGCCGGCGGTGCTGCGCACCAGCGTCACCTCGCGCAGCGGCCACTCCGGCCCGCGGTAGCCGGCCAGCCGGGCGGGCAGGTCGCCGTCGGCGGGACGGCGCGGGTGCCAGCGGCCGAGGGTGAGGTGCGGGCGGAACGGCCGGTCCTCCACCGGCAGGCCCAACCCGCGGGCCCCCGCGGCCAGCCGCCCGGCCAGCGCCGTGACGGCGTCGACGTCGCCGTCGAGCCCCGCCCAGAACACCTGCGGCCGCCGCACCGACCCGAACCGGCCGGCCCCGGCCAGCCGGAGCGCGGCCGGGGCGTGCCGGCGACCGCCGCGCCGACGGCGCCGGTCAGCCCGGGCAGCGCCCC from Geodermatophilus normandii includes these protein-coding regions:
- a CDS encoding general stress protein, encoding MSMSVSMPLGGVQVGSYDSYQQAQAAVDHLSDEKFAVENVTIIGSDLRMVERVTGRLNWGRAIGAGAAGGAWWGLFVGLLLGIFAPDGTSWFSSVLTGLLIGLVFGALFGAMGYAATRGQRDFTSVSQVTASRYDVMCDPSRAEEARAILARWSLRQ
- a CDS encoding TrmH family RNA methyltransferase; this translates as MPEPISDVADPRVADFRDLHAGDRPAGRERGTGPVIVEGVPAVQRLLASPYRVRAVLGVPGRLADLDLPGDVPAYEMDKWALSELIGFRLTRGVLASADRRPPADVGELLAGPDPAAPRRLAVLEALNDAENLGSIARSAVALGIDGLLLDPRCADPLYRRAVRVSMGHVLALPFAVLPDWPGGLSRLSEAGYLTVALTPAPDAVDLTEVDPRTHPRTAVLLGAEGPGSPPRHRRRPGCAPGSPCAPASTPSASPRRRPSRSRPCADYWRSDQRARMARASSAREGSHMTSYRLAVTCETLVKSR
- a CDS encoding NAD(P)/FAD-dependent oxidoreductase, producing the protein MATSTVVVGAGIAGTACARALAHAGVPVRVLDRGRRPGGRMASRTLGGRVTDLGASYLTARDGTPFAAVVDDWVSRGLARPWTDTFAVAGPDGLRDTTSGPVRYAAPGGLRSLVADLCTGLDVVQESVVQRVEPGPRVDGADVAAAVLALPDPQARRLLPADLAARLLGEEAEHPWQPTLAVALGWDERRWPADLHGAFVHDDVVVEWIADDGDRRGDGAPVLVAHTTPGTAAAHLDDPDRAAPEVTTAVRRALGIDTPPAWTHVHRWTSAKPSAPREAPFGLTDGVGACGDGWRAPSKVESAWSSGHLLGIQLGGR
- a CDS encoding ABC transporter ATP-binding protein, whose protein sequence is MADAVTVTDLVVERGRRRVLHELSCAVPAGRVTGLLGPSGSGKTTLMRALVGVQRVRSGEVTVLGQPAGSPGLRSRVGYVTQAPSVYPDLSVRENVRHFAALYGRGAGAADDALAAVGMTDAAGQLVADLSGGQRGRASLACALVGEPELLVLDEPTVGLDPLLRVDLWDRFHALAAAGTTLVVSSHVMDEAGRCDRLLLLREGRLLADSTPARLRAESGTDDLEEAFLRLVRTRQEVAA
- a CDS encoding ABC transporter permease, with translation MSTATAVLSPRLTAATTGRVLRQLRHDHRTIAMMVLLPSLLLGLLYLLWRDVPTLPGRPSVFDRVGLTMLGVFPFVVMFLVTSIAMLRERTSGTLERLLTTPLSRLDLLLGYGVAFGAAAAVQAVVTVTVATTLYDLEVAGSLWLVVLIAVVDAVLGVALGLLASAFARSEFQAVQFMPVVVLPQFFLCGLLVPREQMAGWLQAVSDVLPLTYAVEALQEVGRSAAETGTMWRDVGVVAGAAVLALALAAATLRRRTS
- a CDS encoding TetR family transcriptional regulator, giving the protein MLAAARTAFAERGYDGASIRAIATAAGVDPALVHHYFGTKDALFLAAVQVPADPDDFLPEVLAAPPDELGAAVVRTVLRVWNGPARPGILALVRSAVNHEWSARLLREFVLARVIRRVVGTLELPAAEREARGALVASQVVGLVMTRYVLRLEPLASARPDDVVAAVAPTVQRYLTGEVALPGRRD
- a CDS encoding thioesterase family protein, which translates into the protein MPQTDAEISAFDRATAVTRTEGGGVRADLDPGWDVGNGVLNGGYLLGVVARAALLDSPHPHPVALSASYLRATPGGPADLTVTAGPAGRTLAHSTVLLSGAAGPSLAVQVTTATLGTDRADYTVNPVPRLPGPDECVATRTSEGGPAVGLARQLDTRLDPATAGWTAGRPSDVRLLRAWIRLADGRDPDPLALLLFADALPPTAFAVGKPGWAPTVQLQVLVRGLPAPGWCVVESRSTEVAGGWSDEECRIWDSTGRLVAQARQLARVAR
- a CDS encoding aldo/keto reductase, coding for MEYTHLGRSGLSVSRLCLGTMNFGWRTEEAPSHAIMDRAHADGVNFFDTANVYGFEAGKGRTEEVLGTWFAQGAGRRERTVLATKVYGGMSDWPNDTFLSARNIVRACEASLRRLQTDWIDLYQFHHVDLATPWDEIWQACETLVAQGKVLYVGSSNHAAWQLAAANEAAARRHFLGLVSEQSHYNLLTRHVELEVLPAARHYGIGVIPWSPLAQGLLAGVLGDQEGDRRHAERNRERIEQHRPALQAFEDACREWGLTPADVALAWLLHQDGVTAPIVGPRTTEQFEGSLAALGVRLEQAQLDRLDEVFPGFRAAPMEYAW
- a CDS encoding 2'-5' RNA ligase family protein produces the protein MGGPGALAPHPAVPRGGAAGGAARADRRRRRGGRRHAPAALRLAGAGRFGSVRRPQVFWAGLDGDVDAVTALAGRLAAGARGLGLPVEDRPFRPHLTLGRWHPRRPADGDLPARLAGYRGPEWPLREVTLVRSTAGRHEVLASFTTRTPSAPP